One Sulfurimonas sp. HSL-3221 genomic window, ATATTAACTACTGGCTGGTCCATGACGGTGATCTTCTCTCACAGTTGCCGGCACTGCAGGCCCAAATGTTGACCATGATCAAAGGATGCTAATGCGACAGATTTTCTCTTTACTTTTTGCGGGGACGGCCCTGTTCGGGTTTGATCTGCCGACGCTGATCACCCAGGCGCAGCAGAATGAACAGGTGCAGGCCTATGCCAAACGCGCGGAAGCGGCGGCGCACGCACACGACGCGGTGATCGCATCGTACCTTCCGCGCATCGACGCGGGGGCGAGCGCCTCGTACATCGACGAGCGGGGCAGCATCGACGTACCCGAAACCTACAAGGCCTACGCCGAGGCGAACTTCGTCATCCTCGACGGTTTTAAACGAAAGAATCTGATTGACGAGAAAAGCATGGACGCGAAAGCGGGGCAGTTTGACCTGGAAGGGTTCAAAAAAGCGGTCTCACTGCAGGTGATCCAGCGCTATGCCGAACTGCAGAACGTTGCGTCCGACATTGACGCCCTGCAGAAGAACCGCGAGCAGCTTGCCGAACAGCTGGAACGCTTCAAGCTCTTCAAGAGTGCGGGCATTGCGACCGAGGAGGATGTCGAGCGTCTCAATGCCGCCGTGGCCGATGCGGATTACCAGATCACGGCACGGCAGTACGAGAGCGACCGCCTGCGCAGCCAGCTGGAACTGCTCAGCGGCGCGCCGCTGGAGGGGGAGCTGACACCGGGGGCTGTCGTTCTGCCGGAGAAGACTGAAGCGAAACGCCTCGACAGCCTCGAAGCGATGGCCTACAGGGTTCGTGCCCTTGGCTATGCGGCAGAACAGGCCGACAGCGTCTACTACCCGACTATCGCCCTCAATGACACCTATACCTGGTACGACTACAAGAATTTCAACCCGAGTTTCCCGGTCAATTTCGTCGACAAGCAGAACCGTCTGACCCTGCAGCTCACCATGAATCTGATCGACTTCGGCGCCGCGCGGCAGCAGAAACAGGTGATCCGGCTGCAGCAGGAGGCGCAGGCGCTTGAACTGCGCTACGCCGAGAAGTCGGCGGAGGCAGACCGGGCCCTGGCCCTCAAAGCGATCCAGCGCGCCGAAAGCCTGCTGGACGCGGCGAAAAAGTCGGAAACGGCCTCGGACTGCACCTTTGCCGTCGTCAAGAAGAAGTACGAGGCGCGGGTCGTTGATTACATCCGCTACCTTGACGCGCTGAGCAAAGCGACGGAGTCGAGAGCGCAGTACAACCGCGCACTGAGCGGGCTTAACAGCGCCAACGCAACCTACATTTATAACCTGGGGATGGACCCGAAGGAGTATGTCAAATGAAAAAGATCTTAGTGACGGCAGTCCTCATGTTTGCGGCACTGCATGCGGAGAACATCTATGCAACGTTCGATGTTGAGGCGGAAAAGGCCGCCGAACTCTCGCTGACCTCCAGCGGCACCATCGAAGGGATCAATATCGACGTCGGTTCCCGGGTCAAAAAGGGGGAGATCCTGCTTTGGCTCGATAACCATGATATGAAAGAGGCGGTGGAGCTGGCCAAGGCGCAGCTGGAGCTGGCCCGTGTCGACGCCAAGTTCGCCCAGCGCAATTTCGAACGCTACGAGAAGGTCAAGAACGTCATCGACGCGGGCGAGTACGACCGCTACGCATCGGCGTATGAGACGGCGAAAAGCCGTTTGCACGAAGCGGAAGTCAACGTTCGCTACAAGCAGGCCCTGCTGGAGAAGACGATCCTGCGGGCCCCCTTTGACGGGGTCGTTTCCGACAAGCCCGTCGAGGTGGGGGACGTCGTCAGCGGCGCCATGATCAAGGTGCTGCTGCGGCTGCAGAGCGCGAAGGCGAACACCCTTAAGCTCAAAGTCGACCAGAAGTACTGGACGAAACTCAAAGCGGGCCAGACTTTCCGCTACCGCGTCGACGGCGATACGGCACCGCGCGAAGGGAAGGTGAGCATCGTCTACCCGACGGCCAACAACGCCAACCGAAAGATCATCGTCGAGGTCCCGGCGAAGGGGATCGTCCCGGGGCTGTTCGGCGAGGGTGAGATCGAGGTCGACTGATGTACAAATTCGCCATTAACCGACCTATCACGACGCTGATGTATGTGCTGACGCTCGTCGTCTTCGGACTGATGAGTTTCAAAGCCATGCCCGCGGCGCTCTTCCCCAACGTCGACTTCCCCATCGTCACCGTGAAAACGGTCTACCCTGGGGCGGAACCGACCAGCGTCGAGTCCCAGATCACCGACAAGATCGAAGAAGCGGTCTCGGGGATCAACGGGATCGACACGATCACCTCCACCAGCAGCGACGGCGTCAGCGTCGTCATGGTGAAGTTCCTGCTCGAACGCAAGATCGACGAGGCAGCCAACGACGTGCGCGACAAGGTCTCCGCCGTCAAGCTGCCGGTGCAGGCGGAGAAACCGCTGGTAAGCAAGCTCGACATCGGTGCCGCCCCGGTCATCAACGTCTTCCTGGCGGCCAAAGAGGCGACGCCGACGGCGCTGATGCTCTTTGCCGACGAGAAGGCCAAGCCGGCGATCCAGCGCCTCAGCGGGGTCGGGGCCATCAATATCATCGGCTACCGCGACCGCGAGATCCGCATCTACCCAGACCCCTACGCCCTGAACAAGTACGGCATTACCGTGGGCGAGCTCAATGACATCATCGCCAAAGAGAACGTCAAGATCGGCGGCGGGAAGCTGGAGAAGGGTCCGAACGAGCTGATCATCAAGACCGAGGCCGACGCGGTAAGTATGGAAGACCTGCTCGCAATCAAGATCAAAGACGAGCTTCGCCTGGGGGATCTTGCCAGGGTCGAGGACGCCCTGGCCGATGCGAAGAGCTTCTCCTCCTATGACGGCAAGGCCGGCGTCATGCTGGAGGTCCAGAAGATCTCGGGCACCAATACCCTCGACGTGATCAAGCTGGTCAAGGAGGCCGTGCCGGGGCTGCAGAAGCTCGCGGGCGACAAGATCGAGGTGAAAACGCTCAACGACACCTCGCCCTTCATCATCCACTCCCTCGAGGACGTCGAGTTCGACCTCGTTTACGGGGCGCTGCTGGCGGCACTGATCATCTTCGTCTTCCTGCGCAACGTCACGATCACCCTCGTCGCCTTCCTGGCGATCCCGACGTCCATTATCGGCACCTTCGCCCTGATGGACTATATGGGCTTCGACCTGAACAAGCTGACGCTGATCGGGCTGACGCTGGCGATCGGTATCCTCATCGACGACGCCATTGTCGTCATCGAGAACATCTATAAAAAGATGGAAGCGGGGATGGGCAAGTTCGATGCGGCCGTCGAGGGGACCAAGGAGATGGCCTTCGCCATCCTCGCGATCTCCTCGATGCTGCTGGCGGTCTTTATTCCCGTCTCCATGATGAGCGGGATCGTCGGGAAGTTCTTCAACTCCTTCGCGATGACCGTCGCCTTTGCCATCGTCATCTCCTATACGATCGCGATGACCTTCATCCCATCGCTCAGTGCGCGGGTGCTGCATAAAGGCGAGAGCCGTTTTTACGACAAGACGGAGTTCATCTTCGTCTGGCTCGACCGCGCCTACGCGGCGACCCTGCGCTTTGCCCTGCGGTTCAAGGTGCTCAATATGGTCGCCGTCCTCGTCATCTTCATCGGTTCGCTCTCCCTCTTCCCGAAGATCGGGATGGACTTTGTCCCCAAGGAGGACAAGGCGGAGTTCGAGGTGAAAATCGAGGCGAAGCCGGGGATCTCCCTGGAGGAGATGCTCGTCAAATCCCGCAAGGTCGAGGCGCTGGTCAACAGCGTCGACCAGGTGGAGTATACGACGCTGGGCATCGGCTATAACAGCGCCCAGGAGATCAACAAGGCGCTGCTCTACGTCAAGCTGACGGACAAAACGACACGGAGCGAGAACCAGGAGGAGATCATCCAGGCGCTGCGCGGCAAACTCAAGGGGTTCGATCCGGATCTCTTCATCACCGCGGCGGCCATCCCGAACATCAAGGGCGCCGGGGTCTCCGTGCCGTACCAGATCGTCCTCAAGGGCGACAGCTTCGAATCCCTCACCAAGGCGTCGGACGCGCTCACGGCCTACCTGGCGCAGAAGCAGGGCTTCGTCGACATCGACACGAACCTCGAGGCGGGCAAGCCGGAGCTGCAGATCTCCATTCTGCGCGAGAACGCCAACCGCCTCGGCGTCCGTGCCGAGGATATCGCCAACGCCCTGGCAACGGCCTTCTCCAGCGACCTGCCGATTTCCCAGTATGAGGAGAACGGCAAGCTCTACGACATCACCCTGCGTTTCGACGACGCCCACCGCGAGGACGTGGAGCAGATCAAAAAGATGGAGCTGCGGACCCCGGCGGGCGACCTCGTTTCCCTCGACGGGCTCGTCACCTTTGAGAACGGCAGCGCGATGGCGGCGGTCAACCGTTTCGACCGCGAACGCCAGGTGACGGTCTTCGCCGACCTCTTCGGCCTCGACCTCGGCGGGGCTGTCGGCTACACGATGGCCAAGATCGACGAGCTGATGCCCGAGGGCGTCAACTACCGCTTTACCGGCTTCGCCGAAGAGATGGCCAAGACCGGCAAAGCCTTCGTCACGGCAATAGGGCTGACGATCATCATGATCTATATCATCCTGGCGATCCTCTACGAGTCGCTGATCCAGCCCGTCATTATCATGATGGCGCTGCCGCTCTCCATTACGGGGGTTTTGATCGCCCTCTTCTTGAGCGGGCAGCAGTTCAGCCTCTTCGTCATGATCGGCTTCTTCCTGCTGATGGGAATGGTCGGCAAGAACGCTGTCTTGCTTGTCGACTTCGCCAACGTCGCCGTCGAGAAGGGGCGGGAGGTCAACGAGGCGCTGCTCGAGGCGGGCGAAAAACGTCTGCGACCGATCCTGATGACGACCTTCGCGATGGTCTTCGCGATGCTGCCGCTGGCATTCGGCAGCGGTTTCGGGAGCGAGACGAAGTCGCCGATGGCCATCGCCGTCATCGGCGGGCTGATCAGTTCGATGATCCTGACCCTCGTCGTCGTGCCCATCATCTACCGCCTCCTCTACCCGCTGGACCGCTGGCTGCGTTCGCACTACGAACGCCGTATCGGGGAGGCGTAAGCCCCTCCGTCAACCCTTTTCCCGAATGAGTCTGGTGTGTTTTTTTGTTTAATGCGCCAGAGTATGTTGTTTTTCTCAATTAATCCCTTCTGTGTCAGCGTTATCATGTGTAAAATAGGTGTGATGCAAAAAGGACGCGGTGTTTGGTGTGAGCACCCTACCGTCCGTCAGAGGAGGAGACATGAGAATCGCAATCAGCGGCGCAGGCGGGTTTATCGGAAGTCACCTGGTACGCATGTTCGAAGCGGAAGGGTGGGACGTTATCCCGCTCCACACAAAGGACTTTTTGCTCGATGACGCTGTTTTCGTCGAGAAACTTTCCGGGGCGGACGTCATTGCCCACCTGGCCGGTGCATCGATCAACAGGCGCTGGACGGAAGTGTATAAAAAAGAGCTCTACGAGAGCCGAGTGAAAACGGCAGAGAAGCTCGTGCGCGCCATGGCGATGATGGCAGAAAAGCCCAAACTTTTCATCTGTACGTCGGCAGTAGGCATCTATGAATCGACGGGCAAATATGATGAAGATAACGCCGTCTATGCCAACGATTTTCTGGGACGGCTGGCGCAGAACTGGGAGGCGGCGGCCATGCAGGCCAAAGCCGTTGGCATCAGAACGATCATCTTCCGCTACGGCATTGTACTCGGCCATGGCGGCGGCATTCTCAAAGAGATGCTTCTGCCGTTCAGGCTCGGTCTCGGCGGGACGATCGGCGATGGGACACAGTCTTTTACATGGGTGCATATCGAGGACCTGATGCGGGGCTACCTTTTTGCTACCCGGCATCAGGATATGGAAGGGGTTTACAATCTTATGGCGCCCGTGCCGACGACCAATTACGGTCTGACCAAGGCGCTCGGCAGGGTGCTGCACCGCCCGACTTTTATGGCCGTACCCCGTTTACTCCTGAAGCTGCGTTTCGGCTCCGAAGGCGGCGAGGCGCTTGCCGGCGGTCAGTATGCCCTGCCCAAACGGCTGCTGGAGGCCGGATTTACGTTTAAATTCAAAACCGTCGATGCGGCGCTGGAGGACCTATTTGGTTCCTGATACCCCGAGGGGGATACGCAAGGGCACCGAGAGAGCCAAAAAACGCAGTGACGCTTTTCCCACGACTGCAGCGGCGTTTACATTGGTTTACGCCGCGTTGGCTGCCGATATACACCTTTTTTCTACAATCGTTTCCAAAGAGATATGAACGGTGCCGGAAGTTCCCTGCCGTTCCCGAGTCACCGAACAACTATCTGCAAGGAGCGTATAATGAAACCGTTGATCAAAGAGAGTGCGACCTCGTTAACGGCGCTGGTATTTATTGTCGTCGGCGTGAGCGGCATCCTGCTCTATTTCCACCTCTTCGATGTCCAGGTCAAGGCACTGCACGAGACGCTGGGATTGCTCTTCGTCGCCGCAGCGCTCCTGCACGTCTACTTTAACTGGAAGGGAATGAAACGGTACTTCCCCAAAAAGCTTTTCATGGGATCCGCTGCCGTGCTCACCGCCATCTCTATTGCATTTATCGCGTCTGCGCAGAGCGGCCCGAACCCGAAGGTGACCCTGATTGAGCGCGCCCTGAACGCACCGCTGGCCGTGTCGCTCCCGCTGCTGGAGACGGACCTGGAAGCGGCCGAAACGCTGCTGGGCGACAGGGGGATCGCCCTTGGCAGTGCGGATTCGCTCGCTGCGATCGCCCGCGTCAACAGCGTCTCACCCTTCGAACTGGTCATGATGATCACCGCGGTGAAACAGTAATGCGGCGTCCCTGTTTAACGGGAGTTGTCCCTAAAGGGGCAGGCTTGTTCTATAATGGCAAG contains:
- a CDS encoding TolC family protein, which translates into the protein MRQIFSLLFAGTALFGFDLPTLITQAQQNEQVQAYAKRAEAAAHAHDAVIASYLPRIDAGASASYIDERGSIDVPETYKAYAEANFVILDGFKRKNLIDEKSMDAKAGQFDLEGFKKAVSLQVIQRYAELQNVASDIDALQKNREQLAEQLERFKLFKSAGIATEEDVERLNAAVADADYQITARQYESDRLRSQLELLSGAPLEGELTPGAVVLPEKTEAKRLDSLEAMAYRVRALGYAAEQADSVYYPTIALNDTYTWYDYKNFNPSFPVNFVDKQNRLTLQLTMNLIDFGAARQQKQVIRLQQEAQALELRYAEKSAEADRALALKAIQRAESLLDAAKKSETASDCTFAVVKKKYEARVVDYIRYLDALSKATESRAQYNRALSGLNSANATYIYNLGMDPKEYVK
- a CDS encoding DUF4405 domain-containing protein → MKPLIKESATSLTALVFIVVGVSGILLYFHLFDVQVKALHETLGLLFVAAALLHVYFNWKGMKRYFPKKLFMGSAAVLTAISIAFIASAQSGPNPKVTLIERALNAPLAVSLPLLETDLEAAETLLGDRGIALGSADSLAAIARVNSVSPFELVMMITAVKQ
- a CDS encoding TIGR01777 family oxidoreductase, which produces MRIAISGAGGFIGSHLVRMFEAEGWDVIPLHTKDFLLDDAVFVEKLSGADVIAHLAGASINRRWTEVYKKELYESRVKTAEKLVRAMAMMAEKPKLFICTSAVGIYESTGKYDEDNAVYANDFLGRLAQNWEAAAMQAKAVGIRTIIFRYGIVLGHGGGILKEMLLPFRLGLGGTIGDGTQSFTWVHIEDLMRGYLFATRHQDMEGVYNLMAPVPTTNYGLTKALGRVLHRPTFMAVPRLLLKLRFGSEGGEALAGGQYALPKRLLEAGFTFKFKTVDAALEDLFGS
- a CDS encoding efflux RND transporter permease subunit — encoded protein: MYKFAINRPITTLMYVLTLVVFGLMSFKAMPAALFPNVDFPIVTVKTVYPGAEPTSVESQITDKIEEAVSGINGIDTITSTSSDGVSVVMVKFLLERKIDEAANDVRDKVSAVKLPVQAEKPLVSKLDIGAAPVINVFLAAKEATPTALMLFADEKAKPAIQRLSGVGAINIIGYRDREIRIYPDPYALNKYGITVGELNDIIAKENVKIGGGKLEKGPNELIIKTEADAVSMEDLLAIKIKDELRLGDLARVEDALADAKSFSSYDGKAGVMLEVQKISGTNTLDVIKLVKEAVPGLQKLAGDKIEVKTLNDTSPFIIHSLEDVEFDLVYGALLAALIIFVFLRNVTITLVAFLAIPTSIIGTFALMDYMGFDLNKLTLIGLTLAIGILIDDAIVVIENIYKKMEAGMGKFDAAVEGTKEMAFAILAISSMLLAVFIPVSMMSGIVGKFFNSFAMTVAFAIVISYTIAMTFIPSLSARVLHKGESRFYDKTEFIFVWLDRAYAATLRFALRFKVLNMVAVLVIFIGSLSLFPKIGMDFVPKEDKAEFEVKIEAKPGISLEEMLVKSRKVEALVNSVDQVEYTTLGIGYNSAQEINKALLYVKLTDKTTRSENQEEIIQALRGKLKGFDPDLFITAAAIPNIKGAGVSVPYQIVLKGDSFESLTKASDALTAYLAQKQGFVDIDTNLEAGKPELQISILRENANRLGVRAEDIANALATAFSSDLPISQYEENGKLYDITLRFDDAHREDVEQIKKMELRTPAGDLVSLDGLVTFENGSAMAAVNRFDRERQVTVFADLFGLDLGGAVGYTMAKIDELMPEGVNYRFTGFAEEMAKTGKAFVTAIGLTIIMIYIILAILYESLIQPVIIMMALPLSITGVLIALFLSGQQFSLFVMIGFFLLMGMVGKNAVLLVDFANVAVEKGREVNEALLEAGEKRLRPILMTTFAMVFAMLPLAFGSGFGSETKSPMAIAVIGGLISSMILTLVVVPIIYRLLYPLDRWLRSHYERRIGEA
- a CDS encoding efflux RND transporter periplasmic adaptor subunit; its protein translation is MKKILVTAVLMFAALHAENIYATFDVEAEKAAELSLTSSGTIEGINIDVGSRVKKGEILLWLDNHDMKEAVELAKAQLELARVDAKFAQRNFERYEKVKNVIDAGEYDRYASAYETAKSRLHEAEVNVRYKQALLEKTILRAPFDGVVSDKPVEVGDVVSGAMIKVLLRLQSAKANTLKLKVDQKYWTKLKAGQTFRYRVDGDTAPREGKVSIVYPTANNANRKIIVEVPAKGIVPGLFGEGEIEVD